In one bacterium genomic region, the following are encoded:
- a CDS encoding BspA family leucine-rich repeat surface protein, producing the protein MSNKKSVTDAVNKAEHRRRSKKKLKQRLNITSGQRLFIFLSAIAITLISFLYAGLYNDRHDSKAAPGSLTVSINQKTGTPDANPSYTSVFTVQFNEAIDEATFTNPDITLGGTAPGQQIQSITEAGTFNKTTYEVRIQATSAGTIIPTIAQELISAQNIASGTNQASTSTDNSVTYNGDWAPGEFIIRVKTDNPGSNGNNQFTIGVTASPYNYTVDCNNDGTPEATNQTSNYTCNYGVPGQYEISITGLFPSFHAYTAVGQRKVLDVLQWGTNQWKSMGQSFEYQGDVPGVFQISALDAPDLSQVTDMSSMFTGAGVANSFNSNINHWDVSNVTNISGMFHNAKSFNQPLNNWDVSNVIYMHMLFYGAQSFNQSINNWDTGNVINMREMFNNTTFNQSIDNWNVSNVTNMSNMFNYATSFNQSLNDWNVSSVTNMSGMFNYATSFNQSLNNWNVSNVTNMSNMFSGGSGLSTSNYDTTLTAWSQQALNNGITFNGGTSKYCVSTTERQNIITNHSWTISDGGQDCASTRAPQVDTNSATNITDVSATLNGVTSPDAITARGFQYGTTNSYGSTATDSSATITTHGSSGTGDGQFGFAYGITTDSSGNVYVADSERHRIQKFDADGNFLMKFGVSGSGDGQLSAINDVAVDSAGSIYVADTHNHRVQKFNPSGVYVSKWGSSGTGDGQFNALTSIYIDDSDNIFIADTDNNRIQKFDSNGNFLMKFGSNGSGNGQFSQPHGVTVDGSGYIYVSDTYNNRIQKFDSTGAYVTKWGSGGSGNGQFNHPSNAAIDKDGNVYVMDFFNHRVQKFSSNGFYISQFGSGGSGLTEFTFPHDLAFSPNGNLYIQDNLGYRLKRYVGTITANISGLTCGTTYHYRAYATNGYGTGYGQDQTFTTSACAQQPFIMRVKTDNPGASNNNQYTIPANNNYTYNYAVDCNNDGTPEYTNQTGNVTCTYGSAGEYDIAITGTFPHMYQPSSGDQEKIIDVKQWGDIEWQDMTGMFSGASNISVFTATDTPNLSQVTSMDNVFANATNFDTNINNWDVSNITSMHRVFQDADAFNQPLNDWDVSSVVDMFGLFYGTDSFNQPLNNWDVSNVTNMSQLFMETSAFNQPLNNWDVSNVVDMSWMFGWEMAESSVPFNQPLNNWDTSSVVTMENMFTGAQYFNQNINNWDTSVVTNMEGMFAFATSFNQPLNGWNVSNVTDMSFMLWRTSAFNQPLNDWDVSNVTNMSLMFAVNTSFNQPLNNWNVSNVTVMTGMFANTTSFDQSLANWNVSNVASLQGMFSDYILLAKQGFEQQLGKSYAQWTQAEKDNFWWQMSWYIGYPVDESYVPNPSGLSTPNYDATLIAWSAQNLESSVTFDAGTSKYCNSEAQRQSIITNFSWTINDSGESCPQDPFIMRVKTDNPGISNNNQYTIPTNGNYAYNYNVDCNNDGTPEHSNQTGNVTCTYGSAGEYDIAITGTFPHMYQSNGDQEKIIDVKQWGDIAWQDMSQMFRDAKNITTFTATDTPDLSQVTGMVSMFEGASSFNSNIENWDVSNVTDVSNLFTEAGSFNQPLNNWDVSNVTGMQYMFTQSSAFNQPLNSWDVGNVTDMRFMFAQSSAFNQPLNNWNVSNSTNMKGMFAGGTSFNQPLNNWDVSNSTNMEGMFFETDAFNQPLNNWDVSNVTGMQYMFTQSSAFNQPLNSWDVGNVTDMRFMFAQSSAFNQPLNNWNVSNVTRMDGMFMQSSAFNQPLNSWDVGNVTDMGGMFAYTRFNQPLNNWNVGNVTDMISMFFKADTFNQPLNDWNVGSVTSMNGMFAGATDFNQPLNNWDVSSAIEMQGMFSSTTSFDQSLDSWNISNVVSMQGMFGDIVQASITDNEIQLGKSYSQWTQQEKDDFWIMMSSVLGYPVDESYTPNPSGLSTPNYDATLIAWSAQNLESSVIFDAGTSKYCNAEAQRQSIITNKSWTINDAGKDCPATAPSAPLSPSITDVTTTSMKLNWQPPADDGNSPITSYQVQYKASSSSTWINAPTQGPLPTTHVLTNLNPSTSYDFRVAAINSVGTSPYTSPVSGTTLTPSTPSPSPSVTPDPTPSPTTTVTPTPDPEVPTTDTRTNTPVPGTPVYKPKPSVTPAPQRVQDGSGSFTEKLRGYIGALGPSASYAPASLLILLVALAIFYLYQTWREQQVYNHLDKLLRRYRVSKQLRADFVNLSSHYLNTPLQIMRGSLELAQTALPHMAHEIKVIGASLEIMSHDTANLLQANQDSTEASAGLVQLDKQDLPHLMRRTGVWLPVVSTVALMLIFEIVILVVGRMGLNPYTVGVFICLTIFAGLMVLFTYRARWRLRSLNKQAQATLSFERNIDSQRVSFMETTTKELNDQIDAMRLPAEKLLATGQVPTFANGYAMLGQVAAKLSQITTVGQVSAETALTPLKPWLESHLPVMTEYVESQGMKFNSKIEPNLAVNLTPGRH; encoded by the coding sequence ATGAGCAATAAGAAGTCTGTTACTGATGCTGTAAATAAGGCTGAGCACCGGCGTCGTTCTAAGAAGAAGTTAAAACAACGGCTTAATATTACTTCAGGTCAAAGACTCTTCATCTTCTTATCGGCTATTGCAATTACCTTAATTAGCTTTCTATATGCCGGTTTATATAATGACCGTCATGACAGTAAGGCAGCTCCGGGTAGCTTAACTGTATCAATAAATCAAAAAACTGGTACCCCTGATGCTAACCCTTCCTATACTTCTGTCTTTACCGTGCAGTTTAATGAAGCTATTGATGAGGCTACCTTTACTAACCCAGACATAACTCTAGGTGGTACTGCACCAGGACAACAAATCCAATCAATTACCGAAGCCGGAACCTTCAACAAAACAACCTATGAAGTACGTATCCAAGCTACCAGTGCAGGAACCATCATCCCAACCATAGCCCAAGAACTAATCTCAGCCCAGAACATAGCTAGTGGCACTAACCAAGCATCAACTTCAACTGACAACTCGGTTACTTACAACGGCGATTGGGCGCCTGGGGAGTTTATAATTAGGGTTAAGACAGATAACCCAGGTTCAAACGGTAATAATCAGTTTACAATAGGAGTTACAGCTTCACCCTATAACTACACCGTTGACTGTAATAATGACGGTACTCCAGAAGCCACAAATCAAACCAGCAACTATACCTGCAATTACGGAGTACCAGGCCAATATGAAATAAGTATTACAGGTTTATTCCCAAGCTTTCACGCATACACTGCAGTCGGACAGAGAAAGGTTCTTGATGTATTACAATGGGGAACGAACCAGTGGAAATCTATGGGCCAGTCATTTGAATATCAGGGTGATGTTCCGGGTGTATTCCAGATATCAGCACTTGATGCTCCCGACTTAAGTCAAGTAACCGATATGTCATCTATGTTCACTGGTGCGGGTGTTGCGAACAGTTTCAATAGTAATATAAACCACTGGGATGTCAGTAATGTAACTAATATAAGTGGCATGTTCCACAATGCAAAATCATTCAACCAACCCCTAAATAATTGGGACGTAAGCAATGTGATATATATGCACATGTTATTTTATGGTGCGCAGTCGTTTAATCAATCCATTAACAATTGGGATACAGGTAACGTTATTAATATGAGGGAAATGTTTAATAACACTACCTTTAATCAATCTATTGATAATTGGAACGTCAGTAACGTAACTAATATGTCAAATATGTTTAATTATGCTACATCTTTCAATCAATCGCTAAATGACTGGAATGTTAGTAGTGTTACTAATATGTCGGGTATGTTTAATTATGCTACATCTTTCAATCAATCGTTAAATAACTGGAATGTTAGTAACGTAACTAATATGTCAAATATGTTTTCCGGTGGATCAGGGCTTTCAACAAGTAATTATGACACAACGCTAACCGCATGGAGTCAGCAAGCTTTAAATAACGGAATTACATTTAACGGAGGCACCAGCAAATACTGTGTCTCTACTACTGAGCGCCAGAATATTATAACCAATCATTCATGGACAATTAGTGATGGCGGGCAGGATTGTGCCTCTACTCGCGCACCGCAAGTTGATACAAATTCGGCAACAAATATTACAGATGTATCCGCTACCCTAAACGGTGTTACTTCGCCAGATGCAATTACAGCTCGTGGATTTCAATATGGTACAACTAACAGCTATGGCTCAACAGCCACCGACAGTAGTGCCACAATTACCACTCATGGCTCTAGCGGAACTGGCGATGGTCAGTTTGGCTTTGCTTATGGTATTACTACAGACTCTAGTGGTAATGTCTACGTTGCAGATTCAGAGAGACACCGTATTCAAAAATTTGATGCTGACGGTAACTTTTTAATGAAGTTTGGCGTCAGTGGTAGTGGTGATGGACAATTAAGTGCTATAAACGACGTGGCAGTTGACAGCGCAGGCAGTATATACGTTGCAGACACACACAATCATCGAGTTCAGAAATTTAACCCTAGTGGGGTATATGTTTCTAAGTGGGGCTCTAGCGGAACGGGCGATGGACAGTTCAATGCTCTGACCAGTATTTACATAGATGATAGCGATAATATATTTATTGCCGACACGGATAATAATCGTATTCAAAAATTCGATTCTAATGGCAACTTCCTCATGAAATTTGGTTCAAATGGTAGTGGTAACGGTCAGTTCAGTCAACCACATGGTGTAACTGTAGATGGATCTGGCTATATATATGTATCCGATACATATAATAATCGCATTCAAAAATTTGATTCTACAGGTGCATACGTTACTAAGTGGGGTAGCGGTGGTAGCGGTAACGGACAATTCAATCATCCTAGCAATGCAGCGATTGACAAAGACGGCAATGTCTATGTTATGGATTTCTTTAATCACCGTGTCCAAAAGTTTAGCAGTAATGGTTTTTACATATCGCAGTTCGGCAGTGGTGGCTCAGGGCTAACAGAATTTACATTCCCGCATGATCTTGCATTTAGTCCTAACGGTAATCTCTACATCCAAGACAACTTAGGTTATAGACTGAAGCGTTATGTTGGGACAATAACTGCTAATATAAGTGGGCTAACCTGTGGCACAACATATCATTACCGAGCATATGCTACCAACGGTTATGGCACTGGCTATGGCCAAGACCAAACTTTTACAACCAGTGCTTGTGCTCAACAACCTTTCATAATGCGCGTCAAAACTGATAACCCCGGTGCCAGTAACAATAACCAATACACCATTCCTGCTAATAACAACTATACATATAATTACGCCGTAGATTGCAATAACGATGGTACTCCAGAATACACCAACCAAACTGGCAATGTTACTTGCACATATGGTTCTGCCGGGGAGTACGACATTGCTATAACTGGCACTTTTCCACATATGTATCAACCTAGTAGTGGCGATCAAGAAAAGATTATAGACGTCAAACAATGGGGTGATATTGAATGGCAAGATATGACTGGAATGTTCTCTGGTGCTTCAAATATATCTGTGTTTACCGCTACAGATACCCCAAACTTAAGCCAGGTAACCAGTATGGATAACGTCTTTGCTAACGCGACAAACTTTGATACAAATATAAATAATTGGGATGTTAGTAACATTACCAGTATGCACCGGGTGTTTCAAGATGCCGATGCCTTCAATCAACCCCTCAATGACTGGGATGTTAGTAGTGTTGTTGATATGTTCGGCTTATTTTATGGAACAGACAGCTTTAACCAACCTTTAAATAACTGGGATGTTAGTAACGTTACAAATATGAGTCAATTGTTTATGGAAACTAGTGCCTTTAATCAACCTCTCAATAACTGGGACGTTAGCAATGTTGTTGATATGTCTTGGATGTTTGGATGGGAAATGGCCGAAAGCAGCGTACCATTCAACCAGCCCCTCAATAACTGGGACACAAGCAGTGTTGTAACAATGGAGAACATGTTTACCGGTGCTCAATATTTTAATCAAAATATAAATAATTGGGATACGAGTGTTGTGACTAATATGGAAGGTATGTTTGCCTTTGCTACATCTTTTAATCAACCACTCAACGGCTGGAATGTTAGCAATGTAACAGATATGAGCTTTATGTTATGGCGAACCAGTGCCTTCAATCAACCTCTCAATGACTGGGATGTTAGCAATGTAACAAATATGAGTTTAATGTTTGCAGTCAATACTAGTTTCAATCAACCCCTAAATAACTGGAACGTTAGCAATGTAACAGTCATGACGGGTATGTTTGCTAACACAACAAGCTTCGATCAATCGCTAGCTAACTGGAATGTTAGTAATGTAGCAAGTTTGCAAGGCATGTTTAGCGATTATATATTACTTGCTAAACAAGGCTTTGAACAGCAACTTGGTAAATCCTACGCTCAATGGACTCAAGCTGAAAAAGATAATTTTTGGTGGCAAATGTCTTGGTATATAGGCTACCCTGTCGATGAGTCCTATGTACCCAATCCATCCGGCCTCTCCACCCCCAACTACGACGCTACTTTAATTGCTTGGTCTGCTCAAAACCTAGAAAGCTCGGTCACATTTGACGCTGGCACTAGCAAATACTGTAATTCTGAAGCTCAACGCCAAAGTATCATCACTAACTTTAGCTGGACAATCAACGATAGTGGAGAAAGCTGCCCTCAAGATCCTTTCATAATGCGTGTCAAAACCGACAACCCCGGCATTAGCAACAATAACCAATACACCATTCCTACTAATGGCAACTACGCATATAACTACAACGTAGATTGCAATAACGATGGGACTCCAGAACACTCCAATCAAACCGGTAACGTAACTTGTACCTATGGTTCTGCCGGTGAATATGACATTGCCATAACTGGCACTTTCCCACACATGTATCAATCTAATGGCGATCAAGAAAAGATTATAGATGTCAAACAATGGGGCGATATTGCCTGGCAGGATATGAGTCAAATGTTCCGTGACGCTAAGAATATTACAACCTTTACTGCCACTGATACGCCAGACTTAAGTCAGGTAACAGGCATGGTTAGTATGTTTGAAGGGGCATCAAGTTTTAATTCTAATATTGAAAATTGGGATGTTAGTAATGTTACCGATGTATCAAATTTGTTCACGGAAGCAGGTTCATTCAACCAGCCCTTAAATAATTGGGATGTCAGCAATGTAACAGGCATGCAATATATGTTTACACAAAGCAGCGCCTTCAACCAGCCCTTAAATAGCTGGGATGTTGGCAATGTGACAGATATGAGATTTATGTTTGCACAAAGCAGCGCCTTCAATCAACCCCTAAATAATTGGAATGTCAGCAATTCAACAAATATGAAAGGTATGTTTGCAGGTGGTACTAGCTTCAATCAACCACTAAATAATTGGGATGTCAGCAATTCAACAAATATGGAAGGTATGTTTTTTGAAACCGATGCCTTCAACCAACCCTTAAATAATTGGGATGTCAGCAATGTAACAGGCATGCAATATATGTTTACACAAAGCAGCGCCTTCAACCAGCCCTTAAATAGCTGGGATGTTGGCAATGTGACAGATATGAGATTTATGTTTGCACAAAGCAGCGCCTTCAATCAACCCCTAAATAATTGGAATGTCAGCAATGTAACCAGGATGGACGGTATGTTTATGCAAAGTAGCGCCTTCAACCAGCCCTTAAATAGCTGGGATGTTGGCAATGTGACAGATATGGGAGGTATGTTTGCTTATACTAGATTCAATCAACCTCTAAATAACTGGAATGTTGGCAATGTGACAGATATGATCAGTATGTTTTTTAAAGCCGATACCTTCAACCAACCTTTAAATGACTGGAATGTTGGCAGCGTAACCAGTATGAATGGTATGTTTGCAGGTGCTACTGACTTCAACCAGCCCCTTAATAATTGGGATGTTAGCAGTGCAATAGAAATGCAAGGCATGTTTTCTAGCACAACGAGCTTTGACCAATCACTAGATAGTTGGAATATCAGTAATGTAGTAAGTATGCAGGGTATGTTTGGTGACATAGTACAAGCTTCTATTACTGATAATGAAATACAGCTAGGTAAGTCTTATAGCCAATGGACTCAACAAGAAAAGGATGATTTTTGGATTATGATGTCGTCAGTACTAGGATATCCCGTCGATGAATCTTATACGCCAAATCCATCTGGCCTCTCCACCCCCAACTACGATGCTACTCTCATTGCTTGGTCTGCTCAAAACCTAGAAAGCTCAGTTATTTTTGATGCTGGCACTAGCAAATACTGTAATGCTGAAGCTCAACGCCAAAGCATCATCACTAACAAAAGCTGGACAATAAATGATGCCGGTAAAGACTGCCCAGCTACAGCCCCCTCCGCCCCTCTCTCTCCCTCCATCACGGATGTAACCACTACATCCATGAAGCTCAACTGGCAACCACCAGCTGACGATGGTAATAGCCCCATCACCAGCTACCAAGTCCAGTACAAAGCCTCTTCTAGTAGTACCTGGATTAATGCTCCAACCCAAGGTCCATTACCAACTACCCATGTACTAACTAACCTAAACCCCAGCACTAGCTATGACTTTAGAGTGGCAGCCATTAATAGTGTAGGTACTAGCCCTTACACTAGCCCGGTGTCTGGCACTACCCTCACTCCATCCACCCCATCACCATCTCCAAGCGTTACACCAGACCCCACCCCATCACCAACCACTACTGTTACCCCAACCCCGGATCCCGAAGTTCCAACCACTGACACCAGAACCAACACGCCAGTTCCTGGTACACCAGTGTATAAGCCAAAGCCAAGTGTTACTCCAGCTCCCCAACGAGTGCAAGATGGTAGTGGTAGCTTCACCGAAAAACTTCGTGGCTACATCGGAGCCCTCGGTCCCAGTGCTAGTTATGCACCAGCTAGTTTACTCATTCTGTTAGTAGCGCTAGCTATCTTCTACCTCTACCAAACCTGGCGCGAACAGCAAGTGTATAATCACTTAGACAAACTCTTAAGACGCTACCGAGTTAGTAAGCAGTTGCGAGCAGACTTTGTTAACCTAAGCTCGCATTACCTCAATACACCATTGCAAATTATGCGAGGTAGCTTAGAGTTAGCTCAGACTGCCCTACCCCACATGGCCCATGAGATTAAAGTAATTGGTGCCTCATTAGAGATTATGAGTCATGATACCGCTAACTTGCTCCAAGCTAACCAAGACTCCACTGAAGCCAGTGCTGGCTTAGTTCAACTAGATAAACAAGATCTCCCCCACTTAATGCGACGAACTGGAGTTTGGTTGCCAGTAGTTAGTACAGTGGCACTAATGTTAATCTTTGAGATTGTTATTCTAGTAGTTGGCCGCATGGGCTTGAACCCTTACACTGTGGGAGTCTTCATCTGTCTAACTATCTTTGCTGGCTTAATGGTACTGTTTACCTACCGGGCTCGCTGGCGCTTACGTTCCTTAAACAAACAAGCTCAAGCTACTCTCAGCTTTGAACGTAATATTGACAGTCAACGAGTTAGCTTCATGGAGACTACTACTAAGGAATTAAATGACCAGATTGATGCTATGCGCTTGCCAGCTGAGAAGCTCTTAGCTACTGGTCAAGTTCCAACCTTCGCTAATGGCTATGCCATGCTTGGTCAGGTAGCCGCTAAGCTCAGTCAGATTACTACAGTTGGTCAAGTCTCAGCCGAAACTGCCCTCACCCCACTCAAGCCTTGGTTAGAGTCACACTTGCCGGTCATGACGGAGTATGTTGAAAGTCAGGGTATGAAGTTTAACTCTAAGATTGAACCAAATCTAGCTGTTAACCTTACTCCTGGGAGGCACTAG
- a CDS encoding YggT family protein codes for MSDKKNPQSTLQTVTFGRAVAYFANGFLYFANALLLFRVFFLLFSANPSTPFVQWVYNVTTDLMAPFRGIFPTKPVGETGYLDISAIFAIIFYLVLSAAITNLMHYLDNKKHKLEEELAEYNASTERSVNR; via the coding sequence ATGAGCGATAAGAAAAACCCCCAGTCAACCTTACAGACAGTTACTTTTGGTCGAGCTGTAGCCTATTTTGCCAACGGCTTTCTATATTTTGCAAACGCACTGCTGTTATTTAGAGTATTCTTCTTACTATTCTCGGCCAACCCTAGTACTCCATTTGTGCAATGGGTTTACAATGTAACAACTGACCTAATGGCGCCGTTCCGCGGTATCTTCCCCACCAAGCCAGTTGGTGAAACCGGCTATCTTGATATCTCAGCTATTTTTGCGATTATTTTCTACTTAGTTCTAAGTGCTGCAATCACAAACTTAATGCACTATCTAGATAATAAAAAGCATAAATTAGAAGAAGAGCTAGCCGAATATAACGCCTCAACAGAACGCTCTGTTAACCGGTAG
- a CDS encoding DUF1269 domain-containing protein, translated as MRGPIDYIVIGFTGNRFKGDILAELAASVEQGVISVLDLAVIAKAENGSVAKVELVDVEGLENILPANREELINEDDIAEIADVLDDNCSAGLLIIEHLWAKGLKKAILDADGVLLAEGRIHPDAYTEVIEKGAN; from the coding sequence ATGAGAGGTCCGATCGACTATATTGTTATTGGCTTTACTGGTAACAGGTTTAAAGGTGACATATTAGCTGAGCTAGCAGCTTCAGTTGAGCAGGGTGTAATATCTGTGCTTGACTTAGCTGTTATTGCTAAGGCTGAAAATGGGAGTGTGGCAAAGGTAGAATTGGTTGATGTTGAGGGGTTAGAAAATATTCTGCCGGCTAATCGAGAAGAACTGATTAACGAAGATGACATCGCAGAAATTGCAGATGTGCTGGATGATAACTGTTCGGCTGGACTGCTAATTATTGAACATCTGTGGGCAAAGGGATTAAAGAAGGCTATTTTAGATGCCGATGGAGTGCTGCTAGCTGAGGGACGTATTCATCCAGATGCATATACAGAAGTAATTGAGAAAGGAGCAAACTAA
- a CDS encoding SHOCT domain-containing protein gives MPGLLRGMARTAVVAGTATAVSNRVSRRQANKWASEEELQAPAQETPVSQGDDPYVELEKLGQLKADGIITEEEFAAKKRQLLGL, from the coding sequence ATGCCGGGATTATTGCGAGGTATGGCCAGAACAGCAGTTGTTGCCGGAACTGCCACAGCAGTTTCAAACCGAGTGAGCCGAAGACAGGCTAATAAATGGGCAAGTGAAGAGGAACTACAAGCACCTGCCCAAGAGACCCCTGTATCCCAGGGTGATGATCCGTATGTTGAGCTTGAAAAACTCGGCCAACTGAAGGCGGATGGGATCATTACTGAAGAAGAATTTGCAGCTAAGAAAAGGCAACTTCTAGGTTTATAG
- a CDS encoding two pore domain potassium channel family protein encodes MNEALRTAKRFRWVAFIAVFVLSIGTVFYHYTESLTWLDALYFSTITLTTIGYGDIVPKTEIGKLFTIFYVLFGVGIIAATLNVLVKGAATHRIERYQARQNNKK; translated from the coding sequence ATGAATGAAGCACTGCGTACCGCCAAGCGTTTTAGATGGGTTGCTTTTATAGCCGTCTTTGTATTGAGTATTGGTACGGTTTTTTATCACTATACCGAAAGTTTAACCTGGCTTGATGCCTTATATTTTTCCACCATCACCCTTACTACGATTGGTTATGGTGATATTGTTCCAAAGACTGAAATTGGCAAATTATTCACAATCTTCTATGTACTTTTTGGTGTCGGTATCATTGCCGCCACGCTCAATGTCTTAGTAAAAGGGGCAGCAACTCACCGCATCGAACGCTATCAGGCTCGCCAAAATAATAAAAAATAG
- a CDS encoding PH domain-containing protein — translation MAKKRKNSSTSKETTIKLSRWAFLYFFGYHWWSTFKKFILWVLIIMVGATAIGLIRSAKIFGMADQDIGRAFLSPLPRVMAVFLVAISLYSLLRAIISAFTTNYTFTPKGVVIQAGWPTRRTTIVDYGHIQKMTIVSNPFDRFLKSSYVQLDLIGGAQGVLLEAVDSKVAEDIQEKLSAPSNYLITATSSALTGLDLSKKNSPKSTNDSLSKKTTKSANKKPSLSKATPKRPHTRKKTVKK, via the coding sequence ATGGCAAAAAAGCGTAAAAATTCTTCAACCAGTAAAGAAACCACTATCAAGCTCTCACGCTGGGCCTTTTTATACTTCTTTGGTTATCACTGGTGGTCGACTTTTAAAAAGTTTATATTATGGGTTCTAATTATTATGGTGGGAGCTACAGCCATTGGTCTAATTCGCTCAGCCAAAATTTTTGGGATGGCCGACCAAGATATTGGGCGAGCATTTTTATCGCCCCTGCCACGCGTTATGGCTGTATTTTTAGTAGCGATAAGTCTATATTCTCTACTGCGCGCAATTATTTCAGCTTTTACAACCAACTACACTTTTACTCCAAAAGGTGTAGTTATCCAGGCTGGCTGGCCGACTCGTCGTACAACCATCGTAGATTATGGCCATATTCAAAAAATGACAATTGTTTCTAACCCATTTGATCGTTTTCTCAAATCAAGCTATGTGCAACTTGACTTAATTGGTGGCGCACAGGGTGTACTATTGGAGGCGGTTGATTCAAAAGTTGCCGAAGATATTCAGGAAAAACTTTCAGCACCGAGTAATTATCTTATTACAGCAACCAGTTCAGCCTTAACGGGCTTAGATCTATCTAAAAAAAATAGTCCAAAATCAACTAATGACAGCCTAAGCAAGAAAACTACCAAGTCGGCCAATAAAAAACCATCTTTAAGTAAGGCTACACCTAAGAGACCGCACACACGTAAAAAAACTGTAAAAAAATAG
- a CDS encoding GIY-YIG nuclease family protein translates to MQSVGLTGCQRLTRRLSVHFLLVTQPAVKPVTTVDKPYFVYIVRCNDGSLYTGVSHDVERRVADHNSGKQGAKYTRSRRPVQLVFRKKVKNRSSAQQEEWRIKQLSRRDKQKLITAGMMRE, encoded by the coding sequence ATGCAGTCTGTTGGTTTAACTGGATGCCAGAGGCTGACGAGAAGATTATCCGTGCACTTCCTTCTGGTGACCCAGCCAGCGGTAAAACCAGTGACTACTGTCGATAAACCATATTTTGTCTATATTGTTCGCTGTAACGACGGGTCATTGTATACTGGTGTTAGCCACGATGTAGAGAGGCGAGTTGCTGACCATAATTCCGGCAAGCAGGGGGCAAAATATACTCGCTCACGCCGACCGGTCCAGTTAGTGTTCAGAAAAAAAGTAAAAAACCGCTCAAGTGCCCAGCAAGAAGAGTGGCGGATTAAGCAATTAAGTCGTCGAGATAAACAAAAACTAATAACTGCTGGTATGATGAGGGAATAA
- a CDS encoding rhodanese-like domain-containing protein: MKLKRIIVDVREPREFSQSHVVGAVNIPLSNINNLSQYLPNANFDDELILYCRSGGRAEMACHSISMLGFSSVVNGVNQETVEENYC, translated from the coding sequence ATGAAGTTAAAGCGTATTATTGTAGATGTTCGAGAGCCTCGAGAATTTAGTCAGAGCCATGTAGTGGGAGCTGTTAACATACCGCTAAGTAATATTAATAATTTAAGCCAATACTTGCCAAATGCTAATTTTGATGACGAATTGATATTATATTGTCGGTCGGGTGGTCGAGCCGAAATGGCTTGTCATTCTATATCAATGCTTGGTTTTAGCAGTGTAGTTAATGGCGTGAACCAAGAGACGGTTGAAGAAAATTACTGTTAG
- a CDS encoding isoprenylcysteine carboxylmethyltransferase family protein, which yields MKKGSLYVILQFILLAILALSSNQTPRILSFILAGGAILLGLTAMLAMTKPTLTVMPEIARGAELSTTGPYKYIRHPIYTALMILGLAMLLQNATTIRILVYISLVIILILKANYEERLLAKHYRQYTPYKKTTKRFIPGIY from the coding sequence ATGAAAAAGGGTAGCTTGTATGTTATTTTGCAATTCATACTTTTGGCAATACTGGCACTTAGTAGCAATCAGACACCGCGCATATTGAGCTTTATACTGGCCGGTGGCGCAATTTTACTTGGTCTTACAGCAATGCTTGCCATGACTAAGCCAACCCTAACCGTTATGCCAGAAATTGCTCGCGGAGCAGAACTCAGCACCACTGGACCATACAAATACATCCGGCACCCAATATATACCGCACTAATGATTCTGGGGTTAGCAATGTTATTACAAAATGCTACTACTATACGCATATTGGTATATATATCATTAGTGATAATTCTTATACTAAAGGCCAATTATGAGGAGCGCCTCCTAGCCAAACACTACCGTCAATACACACCATATAAGAAAACCACCAAGCGGTTTATACCCGGCATATACTAA